The DNA sequence GTACTTATTTCTTTCTTGAAATAAAGTAAAACAATGTAGACATAGGGTTCATGAAATGGGTCTGAAAAATGATAACATTTTACTGTTAATAATGCATCTTCCTCAGATTAATTTAGCATCCCTGATAGCTATGTTTTTATTCTTAGTCTAGCATACCTAACTCAGCTTAGTAACTTTATTAGTAAGCACTTTGTATTTTTGGTCAGATGTTTTACAGTAGGAAAAGCAGACAAGTTTGCAGTGTGTGCTCGGTAAAGAAATCACTGGGACCCCTGCTCTACTGTAgttgaacatttattttatgtggCCCCAAGATGCTttaatggggcggcacggtggcgcagcaggtagtgtcgcagtcacacagatccagggacctcccacagtccaaaaacacacgttggtaggtggattggcgactccaaagagtccgtaggtgtgaatgtgtgtttgttgcgCTGTGAAGGTGTAttcctccaaggtgtattcctgccttgcgcccaatgattccaggtaggctctggacccaccgtgacactgaattggataagcggttacagataatgaatgaatgaatgaaagatgctTTAATGTTGATAGTTTATGCTTGTTTACACAGCAGAGAACAGAAACTGTTTTGTTTggctcaaaaacacaaaatgtttgtttttgggtttgcTGACAGATAACTGAAGAGATCTCAGTCAAGCATCTGCCTACTAGTGAGCCTGACCCTCATGTGGTGCGAGTGGGCTGGTCTCTGGATTTATGCAGCACACTGCTtggtgagggaaaaaaaatgcatgcaCATACACCCTCCTATATGTACAAAttacacacactgtttatataTATGCACAGGCATGTTATAGTTTTTCAGGCTCAAATTCATTACACAATATCTTGTCTCTTTTTCTTGAAGTGCACTATTTTATAGcttatgttaaaaataaaagggcATGATGAGAGGTGAGAATTTTTTCACATAAGGGGGAGCCATGACCTAATAGGTATagacgcaaaaaaaaaaaaaaaaaaaagttactggCTTGATCCCCACAGCCAGCATTAAATTGAGCGTGGGAGTAGTGAAGGTACAtttcctccctcaacatccacgacTTAAATGCCCTCACTGACACagatccatttcagggtcgcggtacaGAACATATATTTGGTAATATATTGTACAATTATTGAACTATGACAATTGCACATTTATCACTGGTCTTTGcatctcaaaatattgattAATTCCTCAAAAACTttgcatggtggtgcagcaggtagtgtcgcagtcacacagctccaggggcctggaggttgtggattcaagtcctgctctgggtgactgtctgtgaggagttggtgtgttctccctgtgtctgcgtgggtttcctccgggtgactgtctgtgaggagtgtggtgtgttctccctgtgtctgcgtgggtttcctccgggtgactgtctgtgaggagtgttgtgttctccctgtgtctgtgtgggtttcctccgggtgactgtctgtgaggagtgtggtgtgttctccctgtgtctgcgtgggtttcctctgggtgactgtctgtgagtggtttggtgtgttctccctgtgtctgtgtgggtttgctctgggtgactgtctgtgaggagagtggtgtgttctccctgtgtctgcgtgggtttcctccgggtgctccggtttcccacagtccaaaaacacatgttggtaggtggattggcgactcaaaaaaagcaTCCTttgatatatgtgtgtgtgtgtatgtgtgtgtgtgtgttgccctgtgaaggactagtacCCCTTTCAggctgtattcctgccttgtgccctatTCTTATTCcgggtaggatctggacccactgcgaccctgacaatgaatgaatatgcagTTAATATTTAGGTTATAGTTGTGTTCAGTgttctttatatttttctaagtgtaatttttttaaaccctgtctTTTTCACTTTAGGAGAAGAGCCTTTTTCTTATGGATATGGTGGAACAGGCAAGAAATCAGTCAACTGTAAATTTGAAGATTATGGAGAGAAATTTGGTGAAAATGATATTATTGGATGCTACATTGTAAGCACAGCTTGCCTTTCTAATGTTAAACTCATGACTACAATCCAAATCTTATTCTTCACAGTCTTGGCTGATTGTGACATGGTTTTGTATATTTGTCTTTTCAGGACTTTGACAGCAGTGAGGAGGTGAAAATTGCATTCTCCAAGAATGGGAAATGGTTGGATGTGGCCTTCCATGTGAATAAGGAGGAGCTGGCTGGTCGGGCTCTGTTTCCTCATGTTTTGGTCAAGAACTGTGCTGTGGAGTTTAACTTTGGCCAGAAGGAGGAGCCTTTCTTCCCTTCACCTGAGGGATACACGTTCATGCAGGCTGTTATGATCGAGGACAGGACAAGAGCAACTGTGGGACCTGAGAACAAAGCTGATTGTGAGGTAAATATTGTTGTCATTCCTTACTCCATTTTTGTTGCTGCtaattttttaatgtgtgtgtgtgtgtgtgtctgtgtttgtgtgtatacataaatatatttgaacaATGTGTGTATGACTGTGGATTCCAAGAAATTACAATCTTAAAGGCTGTGCTTAGCCTTAGATTTAAGTGGAAAGAGATTttctgatgatgatgaatttTATTGATAAATTATAATTTTCGAGTGAAGACAATGTGTTCTTTTGTTCAGGAATTTGAAaagatctatatatatatatacacacacagggggtcctcgactaaCGACGTGATCCCTTCCTAcatcgcgtcgtaaaccgattttcggtgtaagtcggaacatgcatacatactgtacgtaaataacatactgtaagcacttattctgtcctaacacctatcctcctcggtcccaagCCGCGTAACCATGTATccttccgccgcgccgcgcacaccaaacacgaagttcgcgttacgacgtttacaacgcaaaaccacttaagttgaAACAAGTCTTTATActgtaaatgggagatgtgtcgtaaccacaaaacatcgtaactcaggactgacgtaacccgaggaccccctgtatatgaaatatatttttaatattaagtgtaaatataaacaaacacaaacttgTATGCATATACACTTGTTTTTATATGTGTGTTATGATTGTTTACATGCTTGTTATAGAAgtactaaataaatattattttagaagatttaattacatttattgtcATCACTGCTGTCCATTTATCTTAGATCTTGATGATGGTTGGTCTTCCTGCTTGTGGCAAAACCACATGGGCCAAAAAGCATTCTGAGATGAACCCTGAGAAGAAATACAACATCCTGGGAACCAATGCCATCATGGACAAAATGAAGGTAAACCTCACAATGTCGCAGTGCCTGGACTGTCTTTACTGCTGACggttgtaaataaaatgtaaaaagctGTATATATTATGGCAAACAGATGGGCTCATTTAATTTTGGTTGTGTGTTGCTTACTTCCACTTAATTCTGACTAAAATGCGAattcaaatatataaatgacATATCAAGCTTTGCACCCAGTATAATTACTCTTACTGTAATGGGACACTGAAGCAAATGAGATCTACCTGAAGAGTGAAGAGGATGAAGAAGACTTTAGTTTAAGCAAGGCTGGATCTTGGGATGCTTACTTATATTGatgtaaattaatatttgaGAGTTTAAAGGTGTTCTTATATTTGCACTTAGGATGTTTGTTATGTGTGACTTCATCGTTTTAGTTCCTTTTTGGATTTCTTGATCATGAAACATTTTTTGGTGTACAAGGTgaggatggtgatgatgatgttttcGGAGAGACCAAATATGTCTTTGAATCTGAATACGGATTGCAGTTAATTTcttacattttctgtttcacaCATAATGACAAATTAATATGttaaatttaattttcagtGTTTGCAACAACCGGGACCAAAACCCAGCACTGAGATTAAAGAAGAGGTAAAATCTTGATAAATTGCATAAATGAGGACTGCATGCTATGCGAAGCAGCATTCACAACATTACCTCTTCGTCAGCACTTTAGTTATTACATGTTGTTTGCATTTCAGCCCCCTGATATATCTGAAAATGACCTTCCGCAGTGGGAGGTGGAAAAGCATGTGTTGAAAGCTCAGCTGAAAGAGCGGCAGACTGAGATAGAAGAGCTTAAGGTCCAGCTGGAGGAAAAGGAAGCTGAGTGCCAGTGGTTGAAAGAAGAGCTCTACCGTCTTTGGGATGTTGTCCAATCAGAACATCAcgcatcatcatcttcaagagTTCAAACTGATGTTCCTTTTTCAGTTATCACAAATCACCATGAAGAGCCAAACCCATCCACTTCTGAAAACAGTAAAGGCTTCAAATACCCACATTTGGACTTTCCTGACTCTTTCTTCATGGATCACTGTTGGAGTGAGGGGTCTTTCCTCCCTGATGTGACTTTAAGAGAGATCACTGCCATCAATGATAAAATCTTGTTGCGGATGAGCAAAAACAGACCAGACCGCTATGGAGCCCTGGTTTTCAGAAGCATCATTTCTCAAGAACTTTATGAGCAGTGGGTAATGCACACTAACTGGGATGGTTCCCGGGGAAAATGGGGAGTGCCCCGTAATGTCCGAGATTTTGTAACAaggagagtaaaagagagattTCCGGACATGACTAATGCAGATAAAAAGGCTGTGAAAGAGCGTGTTAATGAGTGTTTAAGGATGCGGCGAAAATCAATAGTTCCCATTCCGTATTCAAATAAATAAGGTACTGTTTTGACTATCATTCATTGTTATAGTACtattagttttttattattattattattattatgttaaaaTTTTATATAAGTATGTTTACAGTTTTATTATATGTTGTTTTTGAGTAGACTGTTACATTCTTACAGCATTCTTTACAGCCTACACAGGTTCATCATGATCGATGGCATATAATTTGGTGATAATCCTggaagtgtttttaaaaatgtgttttaaatcatACAAACTGAGGCATTAAATGAGTCCATCTGGTTGATTTTATGGAAgaatttcttctttttattatttacctcAGACACTTGTTTAAGAATTAGTCACTACCACACaacttttattgtatttttattacgATTTAATGTTCTTTAATTATGCAAGAAAAAAGGTAAATATGATTTTGTTaatgcacctttcttgtatgcaATAATTGATTTGTGTATAGATTGTTGATTATCAGtgtcttaaaattcagccgtttACAGCAAACTGAGACCAAAACAAATCTTATCATTttatgagtgtgtaaaattaaattaaaacttgcactgtttattttgtagcacattttaGATGGAAAAACAACTCTTGGGATGTCCCTGTCAGGCTATATTGCACATAAACCTGACCAATTATAAAATTAGTATCAATGAATTCCACTTGGAAAAAATTATAGCTTCTACTGCCAATCTTTGAGAAATGCAGTCTATTTAAAGGACTACAAATTTATCCAGTACTGTGACACGTCTTGTGACTTTAAAGTAAGAATACATGATGCCAACTGACCAGATGATTTTGATTTTGGCTAAtctgtttttcagttttatggtaaTTAATGTGAGGTTATTGCACtttaaattttcttttcttaaTGCAGATGTTCACCTTTACCAAAATATCATGACAATTTTACTGGAGTCACCGTGCCTCTTACTTTTATTGAATCATCTTATTTGATTCATGTTTTAAAACACCTCTTAGGCAAATAATCTTAATGTGTTGGTGAATTTGGCATTCACATGATGTGTCTTTAATTGGTTTCATTAAAGTTAATTTGGTTTAAAGAATCTGCCAATGATTGGTGTATCCAAATTAAAAGCAATATTGTAATATTCTATGTGTAACTTTGTACATTTAAACATGTCCAATATGGCAAAACCCTTTGAATGGTTGCAGGTTATGGGTCTGCGACGTCAGAGGAACTACGGTGGTCGCTGGGATATCCTAATTCAGCAGGCCACTCAGTGTCTGAACCGGCTCATCCAAATCGCTGCTCGCAAGAAACGCAACTTCATTCTGGACCAGGTACTCCCTAAAAGTCCGTAATCCTATGCAAAGACACAAGTGTAAATGACCTCTCGTGTCCTATCTCTTTAATTACTTATCTTTCAGGGAGCCAAAATATTATAGTAGAATAGAATAGAAGAATAGAAGAGTAGAATAAATGTCAGCCTCTCTTGAGTTTTGTTGTGCTGTATTGTAAATACATGCTACTATTTTGTAAAATGACAGGAAAAGTGCTTATCTCTACTATTGTCATCTGCATCTTGAGCATTTATCTCCAGTTTACATGTACAAGTAGTGATACAATGTTAAGAATTTGAGAGTAAAGTAAACTCTGCCTGGTGAGTAAGAAAATAACTgttgttgctatggtaactGTAACTGAAGTAACAGTTTATAGTGATATTATTTACACACTTGGATGTTAATGTTATAGTTTTGAAGGGTTGCTGTGATTTCTATTCACCAAATCACATTTAAAGAGGAattttc is a window from the Hoplias malabaricus isolate fHopMal1 chromosome 11, fHopMal1.hap1, whole genome shotgun sequence genome containing:
- the hnrnpul1 gene encoding heterogeneous nuclear ribonucleoprotein U-like protein 1 isoform X2; the protein is MDIDVKKLKVNELKEELQKRGLDTRGLKADLVERLKLALEAEATAGDGQETQAGVDKEDVCEKSCPQEQQEDENTQTEEHDSKLSPEEHSEPELPVDVKMNETEMVEEPETKPDTEAQPVYKEEQEQQPVDVKIEDEQLLEEQQEAKEGKRWEDTPNKSQQYSSGHYGRKRHYEESHGYGYYEHREDKRSRSPQLPAEEEEEDFDDTLVVIDTYNCDLHFKVSRNRYSGYPLTIEGFAYLWSGARATYGVSKGRVCFEIKITEEISVKHLPTSEPDPHVVRVGWSLDLCSTLLGEEPFSYGYGGTGKKSVNCKFEDYGEKFGENDIIGCYIDFDSSEEVKIAFSKNGKWLDVAFHVNKEELAGRALFPHVLVKNCAVEFNFGQKEEPFFPSPEGYTFMQAVMIEDRTRATVGPENKADCEILMMVGLPACGKTTWAKKHSEMNPEKKYNILGTNAIMDKMKCLQQPGPKPSTEIKEEPPDISENDLPQWEVEKHVLKAQLKERQTEIEELKVQLEEKEAECQWLKEELYRLWDVVQSEHHASSSSRVQTDVPFSVITNHHEEPNPSTSENSKGFKYPHLDFPDSFFMDHCWSEGSFLPDVTLREITAINDKILLRMSKNRPDRYGALVFRSIISQELYEQWVMHTNWDGSRGKWGVPRNVRDFVTRRVKERFPDMTNADKKAVKERVNECLRMRRKSIVPIPYSNK